The Bombus fervidus isolate BK054 chromosome 6, iyBomFerv1, whole genome shotgun sequence genome contains a region encoding:
- the LOC139988300 gene encoding uncharacterized protein isoform X2 — protein MESFMQNDSARCREEIISPEEQSLLQLLQKGMLETNEENIAFRKEISLLLNKLNLESQSLPNDIKEGLQKIALLLRYEKLSDFDAITLNIVSERKKIEEKKRQYEEKQLALLYDDHSRKYTIFSRKLNCLQEAVNSLESIIENSQKEQADIRCNHVSLFTKLKEYQQTAEKLETDLADMQVEDLYPKKILNKYHRYLEMSGELAELNQYLSQYRDLPPNLLQAKALVEVKKKEYESLKNTLLEKTN, from the coding sequence ATGGAATCCTTTATGCAAAATGATAGTGCAAGATGTCgtgaagaaattatttcgcCAGAAGAACAATCATTACTGCAACTCTTGCAAAAAGGAATGTtagaaacaaatgaagaaaatatagCTTTCAGGAAGGAGATATcattattattgaataaattaaacttgGAATCACAATCTTTGCCTAACGACATCAAAGAAGGATTACAAAAAATAGCCTTGCTTTTAAGATATGAAAAACTAAGTGATTTTGATGCTATTACTCTGAATATAGTgagtgaaagaaagaaaatagaggaaaagaaaagacagtATGAAGAAAAACAATTGGCGTTATTATATGATGATCATTCTAGAAAATATACTATTTTTTCAAGGAAACTTAATTGTTTGCAAGAGGCTGTAAATTCACTTGAAAGCATTATTGAGAATTCTCAGAAAGAGCAAGCGGATATTCGCTGTAACCATGTTTCATTATTTACAAAGTTAAAAGAATATCAGCAAACTGCAGAAAAGTTAGAAACTGACTTAGCGGATATGCAAGTAGAAGATCTTTATcccaaaaaaatattaaataaatatcatagatATTTAGAAATGTCAGGTGAATTGGCAGAACTTAATCAATACCTTAGTCAATATAGAGATTTGCCACCAAATTTACTACAAGCTAAAGCTCTAGTTGAagttaaaaaaaaggaatatgAAAGTTTAAAGAACACACTTTTAGAGAAAACAAATTGA
- the LOC139988300 gene encoding uncharacterized protein isoform X1 yields MEYNSEMESFMQNDSARCREEIISPEEQSLLQLLQKGMLETNEENIAFRKEISLLLNKLNLESQSLPNDIKEGLQKIALLLRYEKLSDFDAITLNIVSERKKIEEKKRQYEEKQLALLYDDHSRKYTIFSRKLNCLQEAVNSLESIIENSQKEQADIRCNHVSLFTKLKEYQQTAEKLETDLADMQVEDLYPKKILNKYHRYLEMSGELAELNQYLSQYRDLPPNLLQAKALVEVKKKEYESLKNTLLEKTN; encoded by the exons ATGGAGTATAACAGCGAG ATGGAATCCTTTATGCAAAATGATAGTGCAAGATGTCgtgaagaaattatttcgcCAGAAGAACAATCATTACTGCAACTCTTGCAAAAAGGAATGTtagaaacaaatgaagaaaatatagCTTTCAGGAAGGAGATATcattattattgaataaattaaacttgGAATCACAATCTTTGCCTAACGACATCAAAGAAGGATTACAAAAAATAGCCTTGCTTTTAAGATATGAAAAACTAAGTGATTTTGATGCTATTACTCTGAATATAGTgagtgaaagaaagaaaatagaggaaaagaaaagacagtATGAAGAAAAACAATTGGCGTTATTATATGATGATCATTCTAGAAAATATACTATTTTTTCAAGGAAACTTAATTGTTTGCAAGAGGCTGTAAATTCACTTGAAAGCATTATTGAGAATTCTCAGAAAGAGCAAGCGGATATTCGCTGTAACCATGTTTCATTATTTACAAAGTTAAAAGAATATCAGCAAACTGCAGAAAAGTTAGAAACTGACTTAGCGGATATGCAAGTAGAAGATCTTTATcccaaaaaaatattaaataaatatcatagatATTTAGAAATGTCAGGTGAATTGGCAGAACTTAATCAATACCTTAGTCAATATAGAGATTTGCCACCAAATTTACTACAAGCTAAAGCTCTAGTTGAagttaaaaaaaaggaatatgAAAGTTTAAAGAACACACTTTTAGAGAAAACAAATTGA
- the LOC139988291 gene encoding lysophosphatidylserine lipase ABHD12 isoform X3, producing the protein MVYWLPKKRFKKRYLFWIMKVSIITYLIIFGLLPIIFHYSYTIQKKILFLNFVQWPLNVDFSKPELVGMKGTRNFYLQTDQQVKIGLWQILPHSLLNDSIITTDNDYETMLKNAKRPIFLYMHGNSGNRASNHRLELYKLFQSLDYHVVCFDYRGYGDSEEAELSEIGVVNDSKYVLEWLLKIVNGTAPVFVWGHSLGTGVSVHVLALLATEKVQPAGLFLESPFNNIADELSEHPLSQIFKHLPWFHWVIVEPFYDNYLRFESDKHIKKIQCPIMILHAEDDNIVPFALGEKLFKAAINYHGNDTNRVQMTRIDATHGFGHKYICRYKNLPNIINSFVHEARKNQTD; encoded by the exons atggTATATTGGCTACCAAAGAAACGTTTTAAAAAGAG ATACTTATTTTGGATCATGAAAGTATCAATAATAACATATCTTATTATATTTGGGCTTCTGCCTATTATATTTCACTACTCATATACCATACAAAAGaagattctttttttaaattttg TGCAATGGCCACTTAATGTAGATTTTTCAAAACCAGAATTAGTTGGAATGAAAGGAACaagaaacttttatttacaaactgATCAACAAGTAAAAATAGGACTATG GCAAATATTACCTCACTCTTTACTAAATGATTCAATTATTACAACTGATAATGATTATGAAACTATGTTAAAAAATGCTAAACGACCAATTTTCCTTTATATGCATGGTAATAGCGGTAATAGAGCAAGCAATCATCGTTTAGAATTATATAAACTTTTCCAGAGTTTAGATTATCATGTTGTATGTTTTGATTATAGAG GTTATGGTGATAGTGAAGAAGCAGAACTTTCTGAAATAGGTGTAGTTAATGATAGTAAATATGTACTTGAATGgttattaaaaatagtaaatgGTACAGCTCCTGTTTTTGTATGGGGACATTCATTAGGAACTGG agTTTCAGTTCATGTATTGGCATTATTAGCAACAGAAAAAGTTCAGCCTGCAGGTTTATTTTTGGAATCAccatttaataatatagcagATGAATTAAGTGAACATCCTTTATCACAG atatttaaacatttaccaTGGTTCCATTGGGTAATTGTTGAACcattttatgataattatcTCCGTTTTGAATCTGATAAACACATAAAAAAAATCCAATGTCCTATTATGATATTGCATGcagaagatgataatattgTTCCATTTGCTTTAGGTGAAAAG TTATTTAAAGCGGCAATAAATTATCATGGAAATGACACAAATCGCGTTCAGATGACAAGGATTGATGCAACACATGGTTTTggacataaatatatatgtcgttataaaaACTTACCTAATATAATTAA ctCATTTGTACACGAGGCACGTAAAAATCAGactgattaa
- the LOC139988308 gene encoding U6 snRNA-associated Sm-like protein LSm6 has translation MSRKEALSQFIQQIHGRPVVVKLNSGVDYRGVLACLDGYMNIALEQTEEYVNGQLKDKYGDAFIRGNNVLYISTQKRRT, from the exons ATGAGTCGCAAGGAAGCATTATCGCAATTTATTCAACAAATACATGGACGTCCTGTTGTCGTAAAGCTAAATAGTGGTGTAGATTATAGAG gTGTTTTAGCTTGTCTTGATGGTTACATGAATATAGCTCTCGAACAAACAGAAGAATATGTAAATGGTCAATTAAAAGACAAGTATGGCGATGCTTTTATTCGTGGTAATAATGTCTTATATATCAGTACACAAAAACGTAGAacttaa
- the LOC139988291 gene encoding lysophosphatidylserine lipase ABHD12 isoform X1, translating into MQTTYLLLAALLPFAVHDIWYARIYLFWIMKVSIITYLIIFGLLPIIFHYSYTIQKKILFLNFVQWPLNVDFSKPELVGMKGTRNFYLQTDQQVKIGLWQILPHSLLNDSIITTDNDYETMLKNAKRPIFLYMHGNSGNRASNHRLELYKLFQSLDYHVVCFDYRGYGDSEEAELSEIGVVNDSKYVLEWLLKIVNGTAPVFVWGHSLGTGVSVHVLALLATEKVQPAGLFLESPFNNIADELSEHPLSQIFKHLPWFHWVIVEPFYDNYLRFESDKHIKKIQCPIMILHAEDDNIVPFALGEKLFKAAINYHGNDTNRVQMTRIDATHGFGHKYICRYKNLPNIINSFVHEARKNQTD; encoded by the exons ATGCAGACAACTTATCTACTATTAGCTGCACTGTTACCTTTCGCCGTTCATGATATTTGGTATGCAAGAAT ATACTTATTTTGGATCATGAAAGTATCAATAATAACATATCTTATTATATTTGGGCTTCTGCCTATTATATTTCACTACTCATATACCATACAAAAGaagattctttttttaaattttg TGCAATGGCCACTTAATGTAGATTTTTCAAAACCAGAATTAGTTGGAATGAAAGGAACaagaaacttttatttacaaactgATCAACAAGTAAAAATAGGACTATG GCAAATATTACCTCACTCTTTACTAAATGATTCAATTATTACAACTGATAATGATTATGAAACTATGTTAAAAAATGCTAAACGACCAATTTTCCTTTATATGCATGGTAATAGCGGTAATAGAGCAAGCAATCATCGTTTAGAATTATATAAACTTTTCCAGAGTTTAGATTATCATGTTGTATGTTTTGATTATAGAG GTTATGGTGATAGTGAAGAAGCAGAACTTTCTGAAATAGGTGTAGTTAATGATAGTAAATATGTACTTGAATGgttattaaaaatagtaaatgGTACAGCTCCTGTTTTTGTATGGGGACATTCATTAGGAACTGG agTTTCAGTTCATGTATTGGCATTATTAGCAACAGAAAAAGTTCAGCCTGCAGGTTTATTTTTGGAATCAccatttaataatatagcagATGAATTAAGTGAACATCCTTTATCACAG atatttaaacatttaccaTGGTTCCATTGGGTAATTGTTGAACcattttatgataattatcTCCGTTTTGAATCTGATAAACACATAAAAAAAATCCAATGTCCTATTATGATATTGCATGcagaagatgataatattgTTCCATTTGCTTTAGGTGAAAAG TTATTTAAAGCGGCAATAAATTATCATGGAAATGACACAAATCGCGTTCAGATGACAAGGATTGATGCAACACATGGTTTTggacataaatatatatgtcgttataaaaACTTACCTAATATAATTAA ctCATTTGTACACGAGGCACGTAAAAATCAGactgattaa
- the LOC139988291 gene encoding lysophosphatidylserine lipase ABHD12 isoform X2 — MCNNYYLNCKYMHQSPIQLIRYLFWIMKVSIITYLIIFGLLPIIFHYSYTIQKKILFLNFVQWPLNVDFSKPELVGMKGTRNFYLQTDQQVKIGLWQILPHSLLNDSIITTDNDYETMLKNAKRPIFLYMHGNSGNRASNHRLELYKLFQSLDYHVVCFDYRGYGDSEEAELSEIGVVNDSKYVLEWLLKIVNGTAPVFVWGHSLGTGVSVHVLALLATEKVQPAGLFLESPFNNIADELSEHPLSQIFKHLPWFHWVIVEPFYDNYLRFESDKHIKKIQCPIMILHAEDDNIVPFALGEKLFKAAINYHGNDTNRVQMTRIDATHGFGHKYICRYKNLPNIINSFVHEARKNQTD; from the exons ATgtgcaataattattatttaaattgtaaatatatgcATCAATCTCCTATACAATTAATaag ATACTTATTTTGGATCATGAAAGTATCAATAATAACATATCTTATTATATTTGGGCTTCTGCCTATTATATTTCACTACTCATATACCATACAAAAGaagattctttttttaaattttg TGCAATGGCCACTTAATGTAGATTTTTCAAAACCAGAATTAGTTGGAATGAAAGGAACaagaaacttttatttacaaactgATCAACAAGTAAAAATAGGACTATG GCAAATATTACCTCACTCTTTACTAAATGATTCAATTATTACAACTGATAATGATTATGAAACTATGTTAAAAAATGCTAAACGACCAATTTTCCTTTATATGCATGGTAATAGCGGTAATAGAGCAAGCAATCATCGTTTAGAATTATATAAACTTTTCCAGAGTTTAGATTATCATGTTGTATGTTTTGATTATAGAG GTTATGGTGATAGTGAAGAAGCAGAACTTTCTGAAATAGGTGTAGTTAATGATAGTAAATATGTACTTGAATGgttattaaaaatagtaaatgGTACAGCTCCTGTTTTTGTATGGGGACATTCATTAGGAACTGG agTTTCAGTTCATGTATTGGCATTATTAGCAACAGAAAAAGTTCAGCCTGCAGGTTTATTTTTGGAATCAccatttaataatatagcagATGAATTAAGTGAACATCCTTTATCACAG atatttaaacatttaccaTGGTTCCATTGGGTAATTGTTGAACcattttatgataattatcTCCGTTTTGAATCTGATAAACACATAAAAAAAATCCAATGTCCTATTATGATATTGCATGcagaagatgataatattgTTCCATTTGCTTTAGGTGAAAAG TTATTTAAAGCGGCAATAAATTATCATGGAAATGACACAAATCGCGTTCAGATGACAAGGATTGATGCAACACATGGTTTTggacataaatatatatgtcgttataaaaACTTACCTAATATAATTAA ctCATTTGTACACGAGGCACGTAAAAATCAGactgattaa
- the Taf1c-like gene encoding TATA box-binding protein-associated factor RNA polymerase I subunit C-like isoform X2 — translation MEKQSILTSKSYQRAKTNLQDKLKSAFLKHYPHYLVPGYNLHSTFSAADSELENVIEQYQEYPYYCDLPKPLLPPAKAPRNMLNEEDPALELVTLKNYVNSDIERMKRYYLKHEKELKLIHKKDVKWNHTKGAITAKIPKYVADIAKIIDKDPDPCFEGVYNWYYTGGSIDCVQLYNKNILLFPFMGELVSVPLDNIEDFLWKPLFEKAAKYELNGTLYELKHNVNVDVCRYKRHCNFYTLSEHDNKCNLTEIHTQTSKTPYIGADLSTINANQYCLVNVERCVTLWDIVKMKPINCNTIMQATVLDDSWSSIKFQSTDPNILLFVDRCCLHYLDIRVPFDQPVLTMCPKFYLEKCEHLSIDVASRNNFCRYIGTYHSMLMCDSRSPQQCVQQKWTHQFKSPPLTSSVIVRDDKEFVVLSSQIAGETTVIVNTWTDSEIPQSYNFPYTPPHIKETLNESQMQGMCLNPYLRDRFELSNTGSFLIKNDTQNIFLFLQNSIGDIYYQCLTHAIALDKYSPINGKSFCILNAWQNAVSIEADAIAPLTMSSKSNMHYPFKSFTNKKLRLKHKHDSVDCFEPSWKQSLEKLNTYMDILAPELLAVWEICEEVPVPLTAAPHQKVLNWLESADTKAPILSQEEIENVSTPINTQELISVSQEVDISYLDDSNALQDLLPKVKTTRSTKRGSVRKRQRV, via the exons atggaGAAGCAGAGTATTTTAACATCAAAGTCATATCAACGTGCTAAAACAAACTTgcaagataaattaaaatcagCATTTTTGAAACATTACCCTCATTATTTAGTACCTGGATATAATTTACATAGCACTTTCTCTGCAGCTGATTCTGAGTTGGAAAATGTTATAGAACAGTACCAAGAATATCCTTATTATTGTGACTTACCAAAGCCTTTACTACCACCTGCTAAAGCTCCTAGAAATA TGTTGAATGAAGAAGATCCTGCATTAGAATTAGTTACTCTTAAGAATTATGTGAATAGTGATATAGAAAGAATGAAGCgctattatttaaaacatgaGAAAG agttGAAACTAATACATAAGAAGGATGTAAAATGGAATCATACGAAAGGTGCAATTACTGCTAAGATACCTAAATATGTAGCAGATATAGCAAAAATTATTGACAAAGATCCAGATCCTTGTTTTGAAGGA gTCTATAATTGGTATTATACTGGAGGATCAATAGACTGtgtacaattatataataaaaatattttactttttccaTTTATGGGAGAATTAG TAAGTGTTCCCCTTGACAATATAGAAGACTTTTTATGGAAACCACTGTTCGAAAAGGCAGCTAAATATGAACTCAATGGTACATTGTATGAATTAAAACATAACGTCAATGTTGATGTAT GTAGATATAAACGgcattgtaatttttatacattatctGAACATGATAATAAATGTAACCTTACTGAAATACATACACAAACATCAAAAACACCATATATTGGTGCAGATTTAAGTACTATTAATGCAAATCAATATTGTTTAGTAAATGTTGAAAGATGTGTAACATTATGGGATATAGTTAAAAT GAAACCAATAAATTGTAATACTATAATGCAAGCCACTGTGTTAGATGATTCATGGAGcagtataaaatttcaatccaCAGATcctaatattcttttatttgtagATAGATGCTGTCTTCATTATCTTGATATTCGg GTTCCATTTGATCAACCAGTATTAACAATGTgtccaaaattttatttggaaaaatgtGAACATCTTTCAATAGATGTTGCTAGTAGAAATAACTTTTGCAGGTATATAGGAACTTATCATAGTATGTTAATGTGTGATAGTCGTTCTCCGCAGCAGTGCGTGCAACAGAAATGGACTCATCAATTTAAAAGTCCACCACTTACAAGTTCTGTCATAGTTag aGACGATAAAGAATTTGTTGTTTTATCCAGTCAAATTGCTGGTGAAACTACAGTCATCGTAAATACTTGGACAGATAGTGAAATTCCACAATCATATAATTTTCCATATACTCCTCCTCACATTAAAGAAACATTAAATGAATCTCAAATGCAGGGAATGTGCTTAAATCCATATTTGAGAGATAGGTTTGAACTATCCAATACTGGTTCTTTTCTGATAAAAAATGACACTcagaatatatttctatttcttcaaaattctaTTG gCGACATATATTATCAGTGCTTAACACATGCTATTGCGTTAGATAAATATTCACCTATCAATGGTAAATCATTCTGTATATTGAATGCTTGGCAAAATGCAGTATCCATAGAAGCAGATGCTATAGCACCTCTTACAATGTCTAGCAAGTCAAATATGCATTATCCTTTTAAAA GTTTCACGAATAAAAAGTTACGATTGAAGCATAAGCATGACTCAGTTGACTGTTTTGAACCAAGTTGGAAGCAAtctcttgaaaaattaaacacCTATATGGATATATTAGCACCTGAACTTTTAGCTGTGTGGGAAATATGTGAGGAAGTCCCAGTGCCTTTAACAGCAGCACCTCATCAAAAAGTTCTAAACTGGTTAGAATCTGCAGATACAAAGGCACCAATTTTATCACAAGAAGAAATAGAGAATGTATCTACCCCAATTAATACACAAGAATTAATAAGTGTATCTCAAGAAGTAGATATAAGTTATTTGGATGACAGTAATGCATTACAAGATCTTTTACCAAAAGTTAAAACTACACGTTCTACAAAAAGGGGAAGTGTACGAAAAAGACAAAGGGtgtaa
- the LOC139988296 gene encoding TIMELESS-interacting protein, whose protein sequence is MTTLSNTSDYDEEDEHDIVAEYENQESDGDQGNVQKNSDSENDQSKEENTVRRIDPSSSKKHIVRNPLPKLNTERLKGPKGIHTIEKYFEGFKFHGQGYEKLDLDRVMKRLEHWGHRLFPKLDFDDFLERLEKLGTKKDLQVFIRKYRQDMINEDNDIINEDNIDAEENIVQDEPIDEFDLLIAEQIEKQKQVMQQTAINVPTTNNDVFDKLLSQSNTMNSQSVTNASTSSQLSDEVKARIERNRQQAIQRRLARFKEIEEEAKRKKLEEPKSNETPYVENNELENNSQKTDKSHKI, encoded by the coding sequence ATGACGACATTATCGAATACTTCTGATTACGATGAAGAAGATGAGCACGACATAGTAGCTGAATATGAAAATCAAGAGTCAGATGGAGATCAGGGTAATGTTCAGAAGAATTCAGATTCTGAAAATGATCAAAGTAAAGAAGAGAATACTGTAAGAAGAATTGATCCATCATCATCTAAGAAACATATAGTAAGAAATCCTTTACCCAAATTAAATACAGAACGTTTAAAGGGTCCTAAAGGAATTCAcactattgaaaaatattttgaagggTTTAAGTTTCATGGACAAGGATATGAAAAGTTAGATTTGGATCGAGTTATGAAAAGACTAGAACATTGGGGGCACAGACTGTTTCCTAAATTGGACTTTGATGATTTTCTTGAAAGACTAGAGAAATTAGGTACTAAAAAGGATCTTCAGGtgtttataagaaaatatagacAAGATATGATTAATgaagataatgatattattaatgaagATAACATAGATGCTGAAGAAAATATAGTACAAGATGAACCCATTGATGAATTTGACTTATTGATTGCAGaacaaatagaaaaacaaaaacaagTTATGCAACAGACAGCAATTAATGTACCTACTACTAACAATGatgtatttgataaattattatcacaGTCTAATACCATGAATTCTCAATCTGTAACTAATGCTTCTACTTCTTCGCAATTGAGTGATGAAGTAAAAGCACGTATAGAAAGAAACAGACAACAAGCTATTCAAAGAAGACTTGCAagatttaaagaaatagaGGAAGAAGCCAAGAGAAAAAAACTTGAAGAACCAAAAAGCAATGAAACTCCATATGTAGAGAATAATGAGCTTGAAAATAATTCACAAAAAACAGATAAAAGTcataaaatttag
- the Taf1c-like gene encoding TATA box-binding protein-associated factor RNA polymerase I subunit C-like isoform X1, translated as MEKQSILTSKSYQRAKTNLQDKLKSAFLKHYPHYLVPGYNLHSTFSAADSELENVIEQYQEYPYYCDLPKPLLPPAKAPRNMLNEEDPALELVTLKNYVNSDIERMKRYYLKHEKELKLIHKKDVKWNHTKGAITAKIPKYVADIAKIIDKDPDPCFEGVYNWYYTGGSIDCVQLYNKNILLFPFMGELVSVPLDNIEDFLWKPLFEKAAKYELNGTLYELKHNVNVDVCMVLGRYKRHCNFYTLSEHDNKCNLTEIHTQTSKTPYIGADLSTINANQYCLVNVERCVTLWDIVKMKPINCNTIMQATVLDDSWSSIKFQSTDPNILLFVDRCCLHYLDIRVPFDQPVLTMCPKFYLEKCEHLSIDVASRNNFCRYIGTYHSMLMCDSRSPQQCVQQKWTHQFKSPPLTSSVIVRDDKEFVVLSSQIAGETTVIVNTWTDSEIPQSYNFPYTPPHIKETLNESQMQGMCLNPYLRDRFELSNTGSFLIKNDTQNIFLFLQNSIGDIYYQCLTHAIALDKYSPINGKSFCILNAWQNAVSIEADAIAPLTMSSKSNMHYPFKSFTNKKLRLKHKHDSVDCFEPSWKQSLEKLNTYMDILAPELLAVWEICEEVPVPLTAAPHQKVLNWLESADTKAPILSQEEIENVSTPINTQELISVSQEVDISYLDDSNALQDLLPKVKTTRSTKRGSVRKRQRV; from the exons atggaGAAGCAGAGTATTTTAACATCAAAGTCATATCAACGTGCTAAAACAAACTTgcaagataaattaaaatcagCATTTTTGAAACATTACCCTCATTATTTAGTACCTGGATATAATTTACATAGCACTTTCTCTGCAGCTGATTCTGAGTTGGAAAATGTTATAGAACAGTACCAAGAATATCCTTATTATTGTGACTTACCAAAGCCTTTACTACCACCTGCTAAAGCTCCTAGAAATA TGTTGAATGAAGAAGATCCTGCATTAGAATTAGTTACTCTTAAGAATTATGTGAATAGTGATATAGAAAGAATGAAGCgctattatttaaaacatgaGAAAG agttGAAACTAATACATAAGAAGGATGTAAAATGGAATCATACGAAAGGTGCAATTACTGCTAAGATACCTAAATATGTAGCAGATATAGCAAAAATTATTGACAAAGATCCAGATCCTTGTTTTGAAGGA gTCTATAATTGGTATTATACTGGAGGATCAATAGACTGtgtacaattatataataaaaatattttactttttccaTTTATGGGAGAATTAG TAAGTGTTCCCCTTGACAATATAGAAGACTTTTTATGGAAACCACTGTTCGAAAAGGCAGCTAAATATGAACTCAATGGTACATTGTATGAATTAAAACATAACGTCAATGTTGATGTAT gtATGGTTTTAGGTAGATATAAACGgcattgtaatttttatacattatctGAACATGATAATAAATGTAACCTTACTGAAATACATACACAAACATCAAAAACACCATATATTGGTGCAGATTTAAGTACTATTAATGCAAATCAATATTGTTTAGTAAATGTTGAAAGATGTGTAACATTATGGGATATAGTTAAAAT GAAACCAATAAATTGTAATACTATAATGCAAGCCACTGTGTTAGATGATTCATGGAGcagtataaaatttcaatccaCAGATcctaatattcttttatttgtagATAGATGCTGTCTTCATTATCTTGATATTCGg GTTCCATTTGATCAACCAGTATTAACAATGTgtccaaaattttatttggaaaaatgtGAACATCTTTCAATAGATGTTGCTAGTAGAAATAACTTTTGCAGGTATATAGGAACTTATCATAGTATGTTAATGTGTGATAGTCGTTCTCCGCAGCAGTGCGTGCAACAGAAATGGACTCATCAATTTAAAAGTCCACCACTTACAAGTTCTGTCATAGTTag aGACGATAAAGAATTTGTTGTTTTATCCAGTCAAATTGCTGGTGAAACTACAGTCATCGTAAATACTTGGACAGATAGTGAAATTCCACAATCATATAATTTTCCATATACTCCTCCTCACATTAAAGAAACATTAAATGAATCTCAAATGCAGGGAATGTGCTTAAATCCATATTTGAGAGATAGGTTTGAACTATCCAATACTGGTTCTTTTCTGATAAAAAATGACACTcagaatatatttctatttcttcaaaattctaTTG gCGACATATATTATCAGTGCTTAACACATGCTATTGCGTTAGATAAATATTCACCTATCAATGGTAAATCATTCTGTATATTGAATGCTTGGCAAAATGCAGTATCCATAGAAGCAGATGCTATAGCACCTCTTACAATGTCTAGCAAGTCAAATATGCATTATCCTTTTAAAA GTTTCACGAATAAAAAGTTACGATTGAAGCATAAGCATGACTCAGTTGACTGTTTTGAACCAAGTTGGAAGCAAtctcttgaaaaattaaacacCTATATGGATATATTAGCACCTGAACTTTTAGCTGTGTGGGAAATATGTGAGGAAGTCCCAGTGCCTTTAACAGCAGCACCTCATCAAAAAGTTCTAAACTGGTTAGAATCTGCAGATACAAAGGCACCAATTTTATCACAAGAAGAAATAGAGAATGTATCTACCCCAATTAATACACAAGAATTAATAAGTGTATCTCAAGAAGTAGATATAAGTTATTTGGATGACAGTAATGCATTACAAGATCTTTTACCAAAAGTTAAAACTACACGTTCTACAAAAAGGGGAAGTGTACGAAAAAGACAAAGGGtgtaa